In one Lolium rigidum isolate FL_2022 chromosome 3, APGP_CSIRO_Lrig_0.1, whole genome shotgun sequence genomic region, the following are encoded:
- the LOC124699836 gene encoding zinc finger protein 1-like, with product MAVEAVVDAAAVRPSPAGSEEESQARLQCTDGWGKRKRSRRQQQRAPSEEEHLALSLLMLARGHRDQRASSPAQEHACSVCGKAFASYQALGGHKASHRPKPPPGAAVDEPAASPVASSSTSSGAGGKVHECSVCKKTFPTGQALGGHKRCHYEGPIGGATAAASRGFDLNLPALPDIVTERCMQAAAADEEEVLSPLAFKKPRLMIPA from the coding sequence ATGGCAGTAGAGGCCGTTGTCGACGCGGCGGCGGTGAGACCGTCGCCAGCGGGGAGCGAGGAGGAGTCGCAAGCGCGGCTGCAGTGCACCGACGGGTGGGGAAAGCGTAAGCGCTCCAGGCGCCAGCAGCAGCGCGCTCCCAGCGAGGAGGAGCACCTCGCGCTCAGCCTCCTCATGCTGGCGCGCGGTCACCGCGACCAGCGCGCTTCCTCGCCGGCGCAGGAGCACGCGTGCTCCGTGTGCGGCAAGGCGTTCGCGTCCTACCAGGCGCTCGGCGGGCACAAGGCCAGCCACCGCCCGAAGCCGCCGCCGGGAGCTGCTGTCGACGAGCCAGCAGCTTCCCCCGTCGCGTCCTCGTCCACGTCGAGCGGCGCAGGCGGCAAGGTGCACGAGTGCTCCGTGTGCAAGAAGACGTTCCCAACGGGGCAGGCGCTGGGCGGGCACAAGCGGTGCCACTACGAGGGCCCCATCGGCGGTGCCACCGCTGCGGCCAGCCGAGGATTCGACCTGAACCTGCCGGCGCTGCCGGACATCGTCACCGAGCGGTGCATGCAGGCGGCGGCcgcagacgaggaggaggtgctCAGCCCGCTGGCCTTCAAGAAGCCGAGGCTAATGATCCCGGCATGA